The following coding sequences lie in one Benincasa hispida cultivar B227 chromosome 6, ASM972705v1, whole genome shotgun sequence genomic window:
- the LOC120080397 gene encoding sister chromatid cohesion 1 protein 4 isoform X2, translated as MFYSQFILAKKGPLGTIWIAAHLERKLRKNQVADTDIGVSVDSILFPDVPIALRLSSHLLLGVVRIYSRKVNYLFDDCSEALLKIKQAFRSTAVDLPPEESTAPYHSITLPETFDLDDFELPDNEIYQGNYVDHHVSSREQITLQDTMEGVVYTTSQFGLDERFGDGDASQIGLDLDEELFVEKITVKDHDEIPDNDPPTPSQLTVLKDKDENMEEDLEAFEMVQDPTSTTGQVDECNLSNVQDCDVSLKMEDHGTDLEAVGTENNESRKSDIYGGTTDVLDWSSPNDLDYDTTRSILPEENGHLSSDPENKDGKLEQFSLPSGETMEKIKGDALGGSSTGEEMNNGVVINNEPEMTFLDHVDAEYDRSRSTLDATAMSPSRSGVTPDLEDLGHKVPSDGTYALASEGVLIGDQLTLKPMDNLVEVLSPGKVAPDTTYQEESPGRPEVIDAESKEFQEPKDTETQNSFNGEEITSIEKSLLQPCNSHAIEPDRSSLEGESYQGTDAVTQNLDTSEKTGTEVSEDGQAGCRDSDKPLNCALPNDICTEISNRSPTSDFPAPEKFLSVPEGLTETHVDDLPLDSSLEKGNLAEDDGGVSGTNLMSGKKRSFTESTLTAQSLNSAESVGVHRSKRVTESIPDDDDLLSSILVGRRSSVLKMKPSPPVHESISLKRTRSTLRVGTSKKKVLMDDTMVLHGDTIRQQLTSTDDIRRVRKKAPCTRPEISMIQRQFLEDEIFIEPIFSGISKELASLHAEAFDLSEIRVYEKGTVSASTEAGNDFESAVRPNTAEESATKTNLEAVVDKNDLESRPAQAATQNETELAQEFTLECPDLDIQEQLQVTSTENAGQEPIGEMEKIDSEAGNVADAVNSFEIPELELPSLVIGDKYDDPNGSLQMDISCFSPEKILESQPGVEDTLLVETGNIGLETVNTNDCTEIRDNLDDEKSNHNISLVTSPGENGESNYLTPDNGDKPAESILDVKLVGIDADGVNTSDFVCDEKDPAALCLIDGVQMDSHFPSGFDMDFKSTSFNEVVNPDYPEETDLLNLVDTEMNILDHPMVEDRGDFEDATVANDIEFLNVDDDEEEDEDNTQFADPSFLENSGWSSRTRAVARYLQNLFDRDSVQGRKVLHMDNLLVNKTRKEASRMFFETLDHLWSLAQIWKLSYRSFGV; from the exons ATGTTCTATTCTCAATTTATATTGGCCAAGAAAGGGCCGCTTGGGACAATATGGATAGCGGCACATTTGGAGAGGAAGCTGCGGAAAAATCAAGTGGCGGACACTGATATTGGGGTCTCAGTTG ATTCAATTCTTTTCCCTGATGTGCCAATTGCACTCCGATTGTCCAGCCATCTTCTCCTTGGAGTGGTGAGGATATAttctagaaaggtgaattaccTATTTGACGATTGCAGCGAAGCTCTGCTTAAGATAAAGCAAGCATTCCGTTCTACTGCTGTTGATTTACCCCCTGAAGAATCTACTGCTCCATATCATTCTATCACTTTGCCCGAGACTTTTGATCTTGATGATTTTGAGCTTCCAGACAATGAAATTTATCAGGG TAATTATGTTGATCATCACGTTAGTTCTCGAGAGCAAATTACCCTTCAAGATACTATGGAGGGTGTAGTCTACACCACTTCTCAATTTGGCTTGGATG AGCGATTTGGTGATGGCGATGCTTCACAAATTGGTTTAGATCTTGATGAG GAACTCTTTGTGGAGAAGATCACTGTTAAGGACCACGATGAGATTCCAGA TAATGATCCTCCGACACCTTCTCAATTGACAGTCTTGAAAGATAAGGATGAAAATATGGAGGAAGATTTAGAAGCCTTTGAAATGGTGCAG GATCCAACATCTACTACAGGACAAGTGGATGAATGCAACTTGTCAAATGTACAGGATTGTGATGTTTCTTTGAAAATGGAAGATCATGGTACAGACCTGGAAGCTGTGGGAACTGAAAATAATGAATCCAGGAAATCAGATATTTATGGTGGAACTACTGACGTTTTAGATTGGTCTTCCCCTAATGATTTGGATTATGATACTACAAGAAGCATACTTCCTGAAGAGAATGGCCATCTTTCTAGTGACCCAGAAAACAAAGATGGAAAACTTGAACAGTTTTCTTTGCCAAGCGGCGAGACAATGGAAAAGATCAAAGGAG ATGCATTGGGTGGTTCAAGCACAGGAGAAGAAATGAACAATGGAGTTGTAATAAACAATGAGCCTGAAATGACCTTTCTTGATCACGTTGATGCAGAATATGACCGCAGCAGATCTACATTGGATGCAACTGCGATGTCTCCTAGTCGGTCTGGTGTCACACCTGATTTGGAGGACTTGGGCCATAAAGTTCCTTCAGATGGCACGTATGCATTAGCATCAGAAGGTGTTTTGATTGGTGATCAACTAACCTTAAAACCCATGGACAACTTGGTTGAAGTGCTCTCACCTGGAAAAGTTGCTCCAGATACAACGTACCAAGAGGAATCTCCTGGAAGGCCTGAGGTTATTGATGCTGAATCTAAGGAATTTCAGGAGCCAAAGGACACTGAGACTCAGAATTCTTTCAATGGTGAGGAAATCACATCCATAGAGAAGTCTTTGCTGCAGCCATGCAATTCCCATGCGATTGAACCTGATAGGTCATCTCTTGAAG GTGAAAGCTACCAGGGAACTGATGCCGTGACGCAAAATTTGGATACAAGTGAGAAAACTGGTACAGAAGTTTCTGAAGACGGACAAGCTGGTTGCAGGGATTCTGACAAACCTTTGAATTGTGCATTGCCGAATGATATTTGCACAGAGATTTCTAATAGGTCTCCCACCTCAGACTTCCCTGCACCTGAGAAGTTTCTTTCTGTACCAGAGGGCCTTACTGAAACACATGTTGACGACTTACCATTGGATTCTTCATTGGAAAAAGGAAATTTGGCCGAGGATGATGGAGGTGTTTCTGGAACTAATCTTATGTCGGGGAAGAAGCGAAGCTTTACTGAAAGTACTTTAACAGCCCAGAGTTTGAACTCAGCTGAGTCAGTTGGGGTGCATCGATCTAAGAGGGTTACAGAATCCATTCCTGATGATGATGATTTGTTGTCATCTATTTTAG TTGGAAGAAGATCTTCGGTTTTGAAAATGAAACCGTCACCTCCTGTGCATGAATCAATATCCTTGAAACGCACACGATCTACACTCCGAGTTGGCACCTCAAAGAAGAAGGTGCTTATGGATGATACGATGGTTTTGCATGGAGA CACAATACGTCAACAACTTACAAGCACTGATGACATACGTCGTGTTCGGAAAAAGGCACCTTGTACTCGTCCTGAAATTTCAATGATTCAGAGACAATTCTTAGAAGATGAAATTTTCATTGAACCCATATTTTCAG GTATCTCCAAGGAACTGGCCTCATTGCATGCGGAAGCATTTGACCTTAGTGAAATCAGGGTTTATGAGAAGGGCACAGTCAGTGCTTCTACTGAGGCAGGAAACGATTTTGAATCTGCTGTTAGGCCAAATACCGCTGAAGAAAGTGCTACAAAAACAAACCTGGAAGCAGTGGTTGACAAAAATGATCTTGAATCTCGGCCTGCTCAGGCTGCTACTCAGAATGAGACTGAATTAGCCCAAGAGTTTACATTAGAGTGTCCTGATCTTGATATTCAAGAGCAGCTGCAAGTGACTTCAACTGAGAATGCTGGACAGGAACCCATTGGAGAGATGGAAAAAATAGATTCTGAAGCAGGAAATGTTGCTGATGCAGTCAATAGCTTTGAGATTCCGGAGTTAGAGTTGCCATCCTTAGTCATTGGGGATAAATATGATGATCCAAATGGTTCTTTGCAGATGGATATTTCTTGCTTTTCTCCAGAGAAAATTCTGGAATCGCAGCCTGGTGTTGAAGATACTCTTTTAGTGGAAACAGGGAATATAGGTCTTGAAACTGTTAATACTAATGATTGCACTGAGATCAGAGATAATCTTGACGATGAAAAATCCAATCACAATATTTCCCTTGTAACTTCACCTGGAGAAAATGGTGAATCCAATTATCTGACTCCTGATAATGGTGACAAGCCTGCTGAAAGCATCTTAGATGTTAAGTTAGTGGGAATTGATGCGGATGGAGTAAATACATCAGACTTTGTTTGCGATGAAAAGGATCCAGCTGCTCTTTGTTTAATTGATGGAGTTCAGATGGATTCGCATTTTCCATCGGGATTTGATATGGATTTTAAAAGTACCTCCTTCAATGAAGTTGTAAATCCAGACTATCCTGAAGAAACTGATTTGCTCAATCTTGTGGACACAGAAATGAATATCCTCGACCATCCTATGGTAGAAGACCGTGGT GATTTTGAGGATGCGACAGTGGCAAATGATATAG AATTTTTGAACGTAGACGAtgacgaagaagaagatgaggacAACACGCAATTTGCAGATCCTAGCTTTCTTGAAAACAGTGGATGGTCTTCCCGCACCAG GGCTGTTGCCagatatctccaaaatctctttGATAGGGACTCTGTACAAGGGAGAAAGGTCCTTCACATGGATAACTTACTCGTTAACAAAACTCGGAAGGAAGCATCGAGAATGTTTTTTGAGACACTG GATCACCTATGGAGTCTTGCTCAAATTTGGAAGCTTTCCTACAGAAGTTTTGGAGTGTAG
- the LOC120080397 gene encoding sister chromatid cohesion 1 protein 4 isoform X1 has protein sequence MFYSQFILAKKGPLGTIWIAAHLERKLRKNQVADTDIGVSVDSILFPDVPIALRLSSHLLLGVVRIYSRKVNYLFDDCSEALLKIKQAFRSTAVDLPPEESTAPYHSITLPETFDLDDFELPDNEIYQGNYVDHHVSSREQITLQDTMEGVVYTTSQFGLDERFGDGDASQIGLDLDEELFVEKITVKDHDEIPDNDPPTPSQLTVLKDKDENMEEDLEAFEMVQDPTSTTGQVDECNLSNVQDCDVSLKMEDHGTDLEAVGTENNESRKSDIYGGTTDVLDWSSPNDLDYDTTRSILPEENGHLSSDPENKDGKLEQFSLPSGETMEKIKGDALGGSSTGEEMNNGVVINNEPEMTFLDHVDAEYDRSRSTLDATAMSPSRSGVTPDLEDLGHKVPSDGTYALASEGVLIGDQLTLKPMDNLVEVLSPGKVAPDTTYQEESPGRPEVIDAESKEFQEPKDTETQNSFNGEEITSIEKSLLQPCNSHAIEPDRSSLEGESYQGTDAVTQNLDTSEKTGTEVSEDGQAGCRDSDKPLNCALPNDICTEISNRSPTSDFPAPEKFLSVPEGLTETHVDDLPLDSSLEKGNLAEDDGGVSGTNLMSGKKRSFTESTLTAQSLNSAESVGVHRSKRVTESIPDDDDLLSSILVGRRSSVLKMKPSPPVHESISLKRTRSTLRVGTSKKKVLMDDTMVLHGDTIRQQLTSTDDIRRVRKKAPCTRPEISMIQRQFLEDEIFIEPIFSGISKELASLHAEAFDLSEIRVYEKGTVSASTEAGNDFESAVRPNTAEESATKTNLEAVVDKNDLESRPAQAATQNETELAQEFTLECPDLDIQEQLQVTSTENAGQEPIGEMEKIDSEAGNVADAVNSFEIPELELPSLVIGDKYDDPNGSLQMDISCFSPEKILESQPGVEDTLLVETGNIGLETVNTNDCTEIRDNLDDEKSNHNISLVTSPGENGESNYLTPDNGDKPAESILDVKLVGIDADGVNTSDFVCDEKDPAALCLIDGVQMDSHFPSGFDMDFKSTSFNEVVNPDYPEETDLLNLVDTEMNILDHPMVEDRGDFEDATVANDIEFLNVDDDEEEDEDNTQFADPSFLENSGWSSRTRAVARYLQNLFDRDSVQGRKVLHMDNLLVNKTRKEASRMFFETLVLKTKDYLHVEQEKPFDNISIKPRINLMKSSF, from the exons ATGTTCTATTCTCAATTTATATTGGCCAAGAAAGGGCCGCTTGGGACAATATGGATAGCGGCACATTTGGAGAGGAAGCTGCGGAAAAATCAAGTGGCGGACACTGATATTGGGGTCTCAGTTG ATTCAATTCTTTTCCCTGATGTGCCAATTGCACTCCGATTGTCCAGCCATCTTCTCCTTGGAGTGGTGAGGATATAttctagaaaggtgaattaccTATTTGACGATTGCAGCGAAGCTCTGCTTAAGATAAAGCAAGCATTCCGTTCTACTGCTGTTGATTTACCCCCTGAAGAATCTACTGCTCCATATCATTCTATCACTTTGCCCGAGACTTTTGATCTTGATGATTTTGAGCTTCCAGACAATGAAATTTATCAGGG TAATTATGTTGATCATCACGTTAGTTCTCGAGAGCAAATTACCCTTCAAGATACTATGGAGGGTGTAGTCTACACCACTTCTCAATTTGGCTTGGATG AGCGATTTGGTGATGGCGATGCTTCACAAATTGGTTTAGATCTTGATGAG GAACTCTTTGTGGAGAAGATCACTGTTAAGGACCACGATGAGATTCCAGA TAATGATCCTCCGACACCTTCTCAATTGACAGTCTTGAAAGATAAGGATGAAAATATGGAGGAAGATTTAGAAGCCTTTGAAATGGTGCAG GATCCAACATCTACTACAGGACAAGTGGATGAATGCAACTTGTCAAATGTACAGGATTGTGATGTTTCTTTGAAAATGGAAGATCATGGTACAGACCTGGAAGCTGTGGGAACTGAAAATAATGAATCCAGGAAATCAGATATTTATGGTGGAACTACTGACGTTTTAGATTGGTCTTCCCCTAATGATTTGGATTATGATACTACAAGAAGCATACTTCCTGAAGAGAATGGCCATCTTTCTAGTGACCCAGAAAACAAAGATGGAAAACTTGAACAGTTTTCTTTGCCAAGCGGCGAGACAATGGAAAAGATCAAAGGAG ATGCATTGGGTGGTTCAAGCACAGGAGAAGAAATGAACAATGGAGTTGTAATAAACAATGAGCCTGAAATGACCTTTCTTGATCACGTTGATGCAGAATATGACCGCAGCAGATCTACATTGGATGCAACTGCGATGTCTCCTAGTCGGTCTGGTGTCACACCTGATTTGGAGGACTTGGGCCATAAAGTTCCTTCAGATGGCACGTATGCATTAGCATCAGAAGGTGTTTTGATTGGTGATCAACTAACCTTAAAACCCATGGACAACTTGGTTGAAGTGCTCTCACCTGGAAAAGTTGCTCCAGATACAACGTACCAAGAGGAATCTCCTGGAAGGCCTGAGGTTATTGATGCTGAATCTAAGGAATTTCAGGAGCCAAAGGACACTGAGACTCAGAATTCTTTCAATGGTGAGGAAATCACATCCATAGAGAAGTCTTTGCTGCAGCCATGCAATTCCCATGCGATTGAACCTGATAGGTCATCTCTTGAAG GTGAAAGCTACCAGGGAACTGATGCCGTGACGCAAAATTTGGATACAAGTGAGAAAACTGGTACAGAAGTTTCTGAAGACGGACAAGCTGGTTGCAGGGATTCTGACAAACCTTTGAATTGTGCATTGCCGAATGATATTTGCACAGAGATTTCTAATAGGTCTCCCACCTCAGACTTCCCTGCACCTGAGAAGTTTCTTTCTGTACCAGAGGGCCTTACTGAAACACATGTTGACGACTTACCATTGGATTCTTCATTGGAAAAAGGAAATTTGGCCGAGGATGATGGAGGTGTTTCTGGAACTAATCTTATGTCGGGGAAGAAGCGAAGCTTTACTGAAAGTACTTTAACAGCCCAGAGTTTGAACTCAGCTGAGTCAGTTGGGGTGCATCGATCTAAGAGGGTTACAGAATCCATTCCTGATGATGATGATTTGTTGTCATCTATTTTAG TTGGAAGAAGATCTTCGGTTTTGAAAATGAAACCGTCACCTCCTGTGCATGAATCAATATCCTTGAAACGCACACGATCTACACTCCGAGTTGGCACCTCAAAGAAGAAGGTGCTTATGGATGATACGATGGTTTTGCATGGAGA CACAATACGTCAACAACTTACAAGCACTGATGACATACGTCGTGTTCGGAAAAAGGCACCTTGTACTCGTCCTGAAATTTCAATGATTCAGAGACAATTCTTAGAAGATGAAATTTTCATTGAACCCATATTTTCAG GTATCTCCAAGGAACTGGCCTCATTGCATGCGGAAGCATTTGACCTTAGTGAAATCAGGGTTTATGAGAAGGGCACAGTCAGTGCTTCTACTGAGGCAGGAAACGATTTTGAATCTGCTGTTAGGCCAAATACCGCTGAAGAAAGTGCTACAAAAACAAACCTGGAAGCAGTGGTTGACAAAAATGATCTTGAATCTCGGCCTGCTCAGGCTGCTACTCAGAATGAGACTGAATTAGCCCAAGAGTTTACATTAGAGTGTCCTGATCTTGATATTCAAGAGCAGCTGCAAGTGACTTCAACTGAGAATGCTGGACAGGAACCCATTGGAGAGATGGAAAAAATAGATTCTGAAGCAGGAAATGTTGCTGATGCAGTCAATAGCTTTGAGATTCCGGAGTTAGAGTTGCCATCCTTAGTCATTGGGGATAAATATGATGATCCAAATGGTTCTTTGCAGATGGATATTTCTTGCTTTTCTCCAGAGAAAATTCTGGAATCGCAGCCTGGTGTTGAAGATACTCTTTTAGTGGAAACAGGGAATATAGGTCTTGAAACTGTTAATACTAATGATTGCACTGAGATCAGAGATAATCTTGACGATGAAAAATCCAATCACAATATTTCCCTTGTAACTTCACCTGGAGAAAATGGTGAATCCAATTATCTGACTCCTGATAATGGTGACAAGCCTGCTGAAAGCATCTTAGATGTTAAGTTAGTGGGAATTGATGCGGATGGAGTAAATACATCAGACTTTGTTTGCGATGAAAAGGATCCAGCTGCTCTTTGTTTAATTGATGGAGTTCAGATGGATTCGCATTTTCCATCGGGATTTGATATGGATTTTAAAAGTACCTCCTTCAATGAAGTTGTAAATCCAGACTATCCTGAAGAAACTGATTTGCTCAATCTTGTGGACACAGAAATGAATATCCTCGACCATCCTATGGTAGAAGACCGTGGT GATTTTGAGGATGCGACAGTGGCAAATGATATAG AATTTTTGAACGTAGACGAtgacgaagaagaagatgaggacAACACGCAATTTGCAGATCCTAGCTTTCTTGAAAACAGTGGATGGTCTTCCCGCACCAG GGCTGTTGCCagatatctccaaaatctctttGATAGGGACTCTGTACAAGGGAGAAAGGTCCTTCACATGGATAACTTACTCGTTAACAAAACTCGGAAGGAAGCATCGAGAATGTTTTTTGAGACACTG GTTCTCAAGACAAAGGATTACCTCCATGTAGAACAGGAAAAACCCTTTGATAACATTAGTATAAAGCCAAGAATAAATCTCATGAAGTCAAGTTTCTGA
- the LOC120080397 gene encoding sister chromatid cohesion 1 protein 4 isoform X3, which yields MFYSQFILAKKGPLGTIWIAAHLERKLRKNQVADTDIGVSVDSILFPDVPIALRLSSHLLLGVVRIYSRKVNYLFDDCSEALLKIKQAFRSTAVDLPPEESTAPYHSITLPETFDLDDFELPDNEIYQGNYVDHHVSSREQITLQDTMEGVVYTTSQFGLDERFGDGDASQIGLDLDEELFVEKITVKDHDEIPDNDPPTPSQLTVLKDKDENMEEDLEAFEMVQDPTSTTGQVDECNLSNVQDCDVSLKMEDHGTDLEAVGTENNESRKSDIYGGTTDVLDWSSPNDLDYDTTRSILPEENGHLSSDPENKDGKLEQFSLPSGETMEKIKGEYDRSRSTLDATAMSPSRSGVTPDLEDLGHKVPSDGTYALASEGVLIGDQLTLKPMDNLVEVLSPGKVAPDTTYQEESPGRPEVIDAESKEFQEPKDTETQNSFNGEEITSIEKSLLQPCNSHAIEPDRSSLEGESYQGTDAVTQNLDTSEKTGTEVSEDGQAGCRDSDKPLNCALPNDICTEISNRSPTSDFPAPEKFLSVPEGLTETHVDDLPLDSSLEKGNLAEDDGGVSGTNLMSGKKRSFTESTLTAQSLNSAESVGVHRSKRVTESIPDDDDLLSSILVGRRSSVLKMKPSPPVHESISLKRTRSTLRVGTSKKKVLMDDTMVLHGDTIRQQLTSTDDIRRVRKKAPCTRPEISMIQRQFLEDEIFIEPIFSGISKELASLHAEAFDLSEIRVYEKGTVSASTEAGNDFESAVRPNTAEESATKTNLEAVVDKNDLESRPAQAATQNETELAQEFTLECPDLDIQEQLQVTSTENAGQEPIGEMEKIDSEAGNVADAVNSFEIPELELPSLVIGDKYDDPNGSLQMDISCFSPEKILESQPGVEDTLLVETGNIGLETVNTNDCTEIRDNLDDEKSNHNISLVTSPGENGESNYLTPDNGDKPAESILDVKLVGIDADGVNTSDFVCDEKDPAALCLIDGVQMDSHFPSGFDMDFKSTSFNEVVNPDYPEETDLLNLVDTEMNILDHPMVEDRGDFEDATVANDIEFLNVDDDEEEDEDNTQFADPSFLENSGWSSRTRAVARYLQNLFDRDSVQGRKVLHMDNLLVNKTRKEASRMFFETLVLKTKDYLHVEQEKPFDNISIKPRINLMKSSF from the exons ATGTTCTATTCTCAATTTATATTGGCCAAGAAAGGGCCGCTTGGGACAATATGGATAGCGGCACATTTGGAGAGGAAGCTGCGGAAAAATCAAGTGGCGGACACTGATATTGGGGTCTCAGTTG ATTCAATTCTTTTCCCTGATGTGCCAATTGCACTCCGATTGTCCAGCCATCTTCTCCTTGGAGTGGTGAGGATATAttctagaaaggtgaattaccTATTTGACGATTGCAGCGAAGCTCTGCTTAAGATAAAGCAAGCATTCCGTTCTACTGCTGTTGATTTACCCCCTGAAGAATCTACTGCTCCATATCATTCTATCACTTTGCCCGAGACTTTTGATCTTGATGATTTTGAGCTTCCAGACAATGAAATTTATCAGGG TAATTATGTTGATCATCACGTTAGTTCTCGAGAGCAAATTACCCTTCAAGATACTATGGAGGGTGTAGTCTACACCACTTCTCAATTTGGCTTGGATG AGCGATTTGGTGATGGCGATGCTTCACAAATTGGTTTAGATCTTGATGAG GAACTCTTTGTGGAGAAGATCACTGTTAAGGACCACGATGAGATTCCAGA TAATGATCCTCCGACACCTTCTCAATTGACAGTCTTGAAAGATAAGGATGAAAATATGGAGGAAGATTTAGAAGCCTTTGAAATGGTGCAG GATCCAACATCTACTACAGGACAAGTGGATGAATGCAACTTGTCAAATGTACAGGATTGTGATGTTTCTTTGAAAATGGAAGATCATGGTACAGACCTGGAAGCTGTGGGAACTGAAAATAATGAATCCAGGAAATCAGATATTTATGGTGGAACTACTGACGTTTTAGATTGGTCTTCCCCTAATGATTTGGATTATGATACTACAAGAAGCATACTTCCTGAAGAGAATGGCCATCTTTCTAGTGACCCAGAAAACAAAGATGGAAAACTTGAACAGTTTTCTTTGCCAAGCGGCGAGACAATGGAAAAGATCAAAGGAG AATATGACCGCAGCAGATCTACATTGGATGCAACTGCGATGTCTCCTAGTCGGTCTGGTGTCACACCTGATTTGGAGGACTTGGGCCATAAAGTTCCTTCAGATGGCACGTATGCATTAGCATCAGAAGGTGTTTTGATTGGTGATCAACTAACCTTAAAACCCATGGACAACTTGGTTGAAGTGCTCTCACCTGGAAAAGTTGCTCCAGATACAACGTACCAAGAGGAATCTCCTGGAAGGCCTGAGGTTATTGATGCTGAATCTAAGGAATTTCAGGAGCCAAAGGACACTGAGACTCAGAATTCTTTCAATGGTGAGGAAATCACATCCATAGAGAAGTCTTTGCTGCAGCCATGCAATTCCCATGCGATTGAACCTGATAGGTCATCTCTTGAAG GTGAAAGCTACCAGGGAACTGATGCCGTGACGCAAAATTTGGATACAAGTGAGAAAACTGGTACAGAAGTTTCTGAAGACGGACAAGCTGGTTGCAGGGATTCTGACAAACCTTTGAATTGTGCATTGCCGAATGATATTTGCACAGAGATTTCTAATAGGTCTCCCACCTCAGACTTCCCTGCACCTGAGAAGTTTCTTTCTGTACCAGAGGGCCTTACTGAAACACATGTTGACGACTTACCATTGGATTCTTCATTGGAAAAAGGAAATTTGGCCGAGGATGATGGAGGTGTTTCTGGAACTAATCTTATGTCGGGGAAGAAGCGAAGCTTTACTGAAAGTACTTTAACAGCCCAGAGTTTGAACTCAGCTGAGTCAGTTGGGGTGCATCGATCTAAGAGGGTTACAGAATCCATTCCTGATGATGATGATTTGTTGTCATCTATTTTAG TTGGAAGAAGATCTTCGGTTTTGAAAATGAAACCGTCACCTCCTGTGCATGAATCAATATCCTTGAAACGCACACGATCTACACTCCGAGTTGGCACCTCAAAGAAGAAGGTGCTTATGGATGATACGATGGTTTTGCATGGAGA CACAATACGTCAACAACTTACAAGCACTGATGACATACGTCGTGTTCGGAAAAAGGCACCTTGTACTCGTCCTGAAATTTCAATGATTCAGAGACAATTCTTAGAAGATGAAATTTTCATTGAACCCATATTTTCAG GTATCTCCAAGGAACTGGCCTCATTGCATGCGGAAGCATTTGACCTTAGTGAAATCAGGGTTTATGAGAAGGGCACAGTCAGTGCTTCTACTGAGGCAGGAAACGATTTTGAATCTGCTGTTAGGCCAAATACCGCTGAAGAAAGTGCTACAAAAACAAACCTGGAAGCAGTGGTTGACAAAAATGATCTTGAATCTCGGCCTGCTCAGGCTGCTACTCAGAATGAGACTGAATTAGCCCAAGAGTTTACATTAGAGTGTCCTGATCTTGATATTCAAGAGCAGCTGCAAGTGACTTCAACTGAGAATGCTGGACAGGAACCCATTGGAGAGATGGAAAAAATAGATTCTGAAGCAGGAAATGTTGCTGATGCAGTCAATAGCTTTGAGATTCCGGAGTTAGAGTTGCCATCCTTAGTCATTGGGGATAAATATGATGATCCAAATGGTTCTTTGCAGATGGATATTTCTTGCTTTTCTCCAGAGAAAATTCTGGAATCGCAGCCTGGTGTTGAAGATACTCTTTTAGTGGAAACAGGGAATATAGGTCTTGAAACTGTTAATACTAATGATTGCACTGAGATCAGAGATAATCTTGACGATGAAAAATCCAATCACAATATTTCCCTTGTAACTTCACCTGGAGAAAATGGTGAATCCAATTATCTGACTCCTGATAATGGTGACAAGCCTGCTGAAAGCATCTTAGATGTTAAGTTAGTGGGAATTGATGCGGATGGAGTAAATACATCAGACTTTGTTTGCGATGAAAAGGATCCAGCTGCTCTTTGTTTAATTGATGGAGTTCAGATGGATTCGCATTTTCCATCGGGATTTGATATGGATTTTAAAAGTACCTCCTTCAATGAAGTTGTAAATCCAGACTATCCTGAAGAAACTGATTTGCTCAATCTTGTGGACACAGAAATGAATATCCTCGACCATCCTATGGTAGAAGACCGTGGT GATTTTGAGGATGCGACAGTGGCAAATGATATAG AATTTTTGAACGTAGACGAtgacgaagaagaagatgaggacAACACGCAATTTGCAGATCCTAGCTTTCTTGAAAACAGTGGATGGTCTTCCCGCACCAG GGCTGTTGCCagatatctccaaaatctctttGATAGGGACTCTGTACAAGGGAGAAAGGTCCTTCACATGGATAACTTACTCGTTAACAAAACTCGGAAGGAAGCATCGAGAATGTTTTTTGAGACACTG GTTCTCAAGACAAAGGATTACCTCCATGTAGAACAGGAAAAACCCTTTGATAACATTAGTATAAAGCCAAGAATAAATCTCATGAAGTCAAGTTTCTGA